The nucleotide window GCAATAAGCTCCTGACGCGTCGGTGTGTCAATGCCGTAATAGCAGGGCATTATGGTCGGCGGAGAACTGATCCGCAGATGGACCTCTTTTGCCCCGCCTGTTTCCCTCAGCATCTTGACGATCTTCTTGCTTGTGGTTCCCCTGACAATCGAATCGTCAATAACAACAACGCGTTTGCCTTCTATGAGCTTTTTGACAGGGTTCAGCTTGATCTTCACACCAAAGTGCCTGATGCTCTGCTTCGGCTCGATAAAGGTCCTGCCGATATAATGGTTCCGTATAAGACCAAAATCAAACGGTATCCCGCTTTCTTCCGAATAGCCCAGGGCCGCAGGCACTCCGGAATCAGGCACAGGGATGACCAGGTCTGCGTCCACCTTTGATTCTCTTGCAAGCTGCCTGCCGAACTCCTTCCTGATCTCGTTAACGTTCTGGCCGCCGAAGATATTGCTGTCCGGCCGGGCAAAGTAAATAAACTCAAAGATGCAGAACGCCTTTCTGGGGCTGAGAAGAAACTTCCGTGAGGTTATGCCCGCGTCATTGATGATGACCATCTCACCCGGCTCTATATCCCGGATATAGGTGGCATTGATCAGGTCAAGGGCGCAGGTCTCAGATGCAACAACATAGGCGCCATCCACCTGGCCAAGACAGAGCGGCCTGACGCCATAGGGGTCCCGCACAGCAATAAGCTCTTTTTCTCTCAGGACAAGGAGACTGTATGCACCACTGATCGCCCTCAGGGCCTCAGCCACGCGCTCGGAAAAGTTATCGCCTTTGGAATGCGCTATGAGATGGACAACAACCTCGCTGTCGGATGTTGACTGAAATATTGCGCCCTCATCCTCCAGGGTCTTTCTGAGCTCAGGGGCATTGACAAGATTGCCGTTGTGCGCAAGCGCAAGAGCGCCGAGAGCAAAGTTCGCGACGATCGGCTGGACATTTTTCAGAACACTGCTGCCTGCCGTGGAATAGCGGTTATGACCGATAGCAATATGGCCCGGAAGCTTCTTCAGCCTCTTCTCGCTGAAGATATCGGCCACAAGCCCCATTCCCTTCTCGATATAGAGCTGCCGTGCGTCAGACGAGCAGATACCCGCACCTTCCTGACCCCTGTGCTGCAGAGCATACAGACCGAGATAGGTAAGGTTCGCCGCCTCCGGATGGCCGTACACGCCAAAGACACCGCACTCTTCATGAAACTTGTCAAAGGGATCAGACTTGTCGGTATAGGGGATATAAGAACCCTGCCGGCAGGTTCGCAGCATATGGCAAGGCTTCTGTTTCTGGCTGTTCCTCAGTTTCTGGCGCACGGGTAGCGGACACTTTCTCCGGGAAAATATAGTATATCATTCTACCATAAACTGCGCTGCCATTTGGGGAACAACCATTCGCATAAGAATAAGTCCTTGAATGCAAACAGTTCCTTATGGTAATTTATTCATAGAATTTACAGGCCATGAAGGCTTGAGCAGGACCGAAGTCTTGCCCAAAAACCTTTATGGCTTTTTTATTTTCTGCAAAAGGAGACACCATTCATGCTAAAGAAGACTTGCGGGAAAAAAGTGGTCAGCATTCTGGTTATCTGTTTAGCTTTGCTTCATGCAACAACAACTCATGCCGCACACCCGCTGATTACTGACGACACAGGCACACAGGGCAAGGGCAAGTTCCAGATTGAGATAAATGCCGAGCATGCCGGCGACAGCGGCAACACCGAGACTGCTCTTGGTGCCACGTTCACTGCCGGACTGCTGGACAATCTTGATATCGTGATCAGCTCCCCCTATATCCTGTTCCGCGAAAAGGATGAAACGGGTCGCTGGTACCATGAAAACGGGATATCGGATCTTTCTCTTGCAGTCAAATGGCGGAGTTATGACCATGAGGGCCTCAGTCTTGCGCTTAAGCCCGGTGTCACAATCCCAACAGGTAATGAGAATAAGGGACTGGGAGACGGCAAGCCGGACTACAGCTTATTCTTTATCACAACGAAAGAACTTGAGCCTTTCACCCTGCATCTGAACCTCGGGTACATTGCAAATCGTAAAGAAATTCGCGACATCTGGCACTACTCCCTCGCAGGAGAATATGCAGCCTCAAAAAACATCAGGATCGTCGGCAATATTGGCGGAGAGACAACTCCTGACAGAACATCAAGAGTCAACCCGCTCTTTGCGTTGGCAGGACTGATCTACAAAGTGGCAGACAATTTTGATATCGACTTCGGCATCAAGACC belongs to Nitrospirota bacterium and includes:
- a CDS encoding amidophosphoribosyltransferase; protein product: MLRTCRQGSYIPYTDKSDPFDKFHEECGVFGVYGHPEAANLTYLGLYALQHRGQEGAGICSSDARQLYIEKGMGLVADIFSEKRLKKLPGHIAIGHNRYSTAGSSVLKNVQPIVANFALGALALAHNGNLVNAPELRKTLEDEGAIFQSTSDSEVVVHLIAHSKGDNFSERVAEALRAISGAYSLLVLREKELIAVRDPYGVRPLCLGQVDGAYVVASETCALDLINATYIRDIEPGEMVIINDAGITSRKFLLSPRKAFCIFEFIYFARPDSNIFGGQNVNEIRKEFGRQLARESKVDADLVIPVPDSGVPAALGYSEESGIPFDFGLIRNHYIGRTFIEPKQSIRHFGVKIKLNPVKKLIEGKRVVVIDDSIVRGTTSKKIVKMLRETGGAKEVHLRISSPPTIMPCYYGIDTPTRQELIASSHDVEEIRKYVTADSLAYLGIEGLKKIVPEADNYCSACFDNIYPINFPGEHLEQMEFFF
- a CDS encoding transporter, whose translation is MLKKTCGKKVVSILVICLALLHATTTHAAHPLITDDTGTQGKGKFQIEINAEHAGDSGNTETALGATFTAGLLDNLDIVISSPYILFREKDETGRWYHENGISDLSLAVKWRSYDHEGLSLALKPGVTIPTGNENKGLGDGKPDYSLFFITTKELEPFTLHLNLGYIANRKEIRDIWHYSLAGEYAASKNIRIVGNIGGETTPDRTSRVNPLFALAGLIYKVADNFDIDFGIKTGLNKAEADYTLMAGIAFRF